The following nucleotide sequence is from Pseudomonas putida S13.1.2.
GCGTCACTGAGCCTGGAGCAAGGCTTCGAGATACAACAGCATGTCGGTGTGCTGGCCGGGAAAAAAGTGGGCGGATGGAAATGCGCATTGCCCAAACCTGGCAAGTGGATAGTCGCGCCCATTTACACCGATAGCATCGTGAGTTGCGACCGATACCCCCTGGGCTTCGCAACTTCCACGGTACGAATCGAACCCGAGCTTGCTTGCGTGTTGGGCGCCAGTCTTCCTGCCCGCGCGGCGCCCTACACGGCCGATGACATTGCGCGGGCCATCAGTCAGGTACACCTTGCACTCGAGGTAATCGACTGTCGGTACACCGATCCGCAAAAGGTCCCGTTCGAGCACTTGCTGGCTGACGGGTTGTTCAACCATGGGCTAGTGCTGGGGCCTCGTGCCATTTCGCTGAGCTCGAACAATTTGCCCACTCACCTTGATGTAACCCTGAGTCATCCGGGTGTAGAGCCTGTGAGCATTGCCGGCACTCACCCGGATCAAGACCCCGTCTCGCCGATCGTCTGGCTCGCCAATTTTCTCTCTGCACGTGGCATCGATCTGGAGGCGGGTCAGGTCGTGATCACCGGCTCCTATGCGGGGCTACTCGAAGTTCCCACCCACCAGCCGCTGGATATCCAGTTCGGCGAGGCAGGATCCCTGTCTGTCTTTTTTTCAACGCTTGAGGAGTAACGTATGCGCTTGGTTCGTTTCGGTTTGCCAGGACAAGAACTGCCTGGGATTTTGGATGCTCAAGGACAGATAAGGGATCTTTCGGGCATTGTCGATGATATCGATGCCGCAGCGCTGGCGCCGTCCAGTATTGAAAAACTGCGTGGCATCGACACCGGGCGCCTGCCGCTGGTACCGGCGGGTGCCCGTCTGGGGCCGTGCGTGGGCAGCGTGCCGAACCTGATCTGTATCGGCCTCAATTATTCTGACCACGCCGCCGAAACCAACACGCCTATTCCGAGCCAACCTGTTGTGTTCAACAAGCACACCGGGTCCATCAGTGGTGCAAATGACCCTGTGATCCTGCCGGGTGATGCGAAGAAGCTCGACTGGGAAGTCGAACTGGCTATCGTGATTGGCTCACCCGCCTGGCACGTAGAGGAAAGCAAAGCGCTGGATCATATCGCCGGTTACTGCCTGGCGAACGATGTCTCCGAACGCGCGTATCAGCTTGAGTACGAAGGGCAATGGACCAAGGGCAAGAGCAGCTTTTCGTTCGCGCCACTGGGTCCCTGGTTGGTGACGCGCGATGAAATCGCCGATCCGCAGAACCTCGACCTCTGGCTGGAAGTGAACGGCAAGCGTTATCAGAACGGTAACACCCGGACGATGATCTTCAGCGTGGCCCACATCGTGTCCTACCTTAGCCGTTTCATGCCGCTGATGCCGGGTGACGTCATCATTACCGGCACGCCGCCCGGCGTAGGCCTGGGTCAGAAGCCGCATGTGTTTCTCAAGGCCGGGGATGTCATGCGCGTAGGTGGAGCGGGTTTGGGTGAGCAGACCCAGACGGTAGTTCCCTATGTTTCGGAGATGGGCGCAGCCTGGGTTGACGGTCGCTACCCTAACGTTGATTGATCCCGGAGAAAAAGATATGAGTTTTGCAGGAACAGGCGTAGTTGCAATTTGGCATGATCTTTTGCCCGAGGCGCGGGATGAGTTCTACGAGTGGCATAACCGTGAGCACATGCCCGAGCGGGCGGCGATCCCCGGGTTTCAGCGGGGGCGGCGATACATCGCGCTCGATGCGGGGCCTTTGTATTTCAATCTGTATGAGGCCGATACCGTCGGGGTGTTAGGGGGGGCAGATTATCTGGCTCGCCTTAATGCGCCGACTCCCTGGACACAGAAAGTCGTGCAGTCTTACCGCAATGTCGCTCGATCAATCTGTGACGTGCACTACACCGCCGGCGTAGGAAATGGCGCCTACCTGGTCACCCTGCGCTTCAATGTGACCGCCGAACGCCACGCAGACGTTCTCCAAGCGTTGCGTGATCAGGTGTTGCCTCCGCTGGCCGATGCTCAAGGGATCACCGGGATCCACCTTTGCACCGCCGATGAAGCCGTCAGCAAGGTTGAGACGGCAGAGAAAAAGGCCCGATTGGAGGGCACTGAAATCCCATCCTGGATCATCATCATCGAAGGCTGTGCCGCGGACTATGTCGGGCATGCCAGAGAGCAGCTGGTCGCGGCCGTTGGTAACTTGCTGGACGAACCTGAACCGCAACTCGCCACGACGCTTTATCAACTGGAATATACCCGCTGCAAGACGCCTTCCAGCGCGGGCTG
It contains:
- a CDS encoding 2-keto-4-pentenoate hydratase translates to MDQCSQSADAREPTLLQAAAYLANARQTGNRLDALPCNEASLSLEQGFEIQQHVGVLAGKKVGGWKCALPKPGKWIVAPIYTDSIVSCDRYPLGFATSTVRIEPELACVLGASLPARAAPYTADDIARAISQVHLALEVIDCRYTDPQKVPFEHLLADGLFNHGLVLGPRAISLSSNNLPTHLDVTLSHPGVEPVSIAGTHPDQDPVSPIVWLANFLSARGIDLEAGQVVITGSYAGLLEVPTHQPLDIQFGEAGSLSVFFSTLEE
- a CDS encoding fumarylacetoacetate hydrolase family protein gives rise to the protein MRLVRFGLPGQELPGILDAQGQIRDLSGIVDDIDAAALAPSSIEKLRGIDTGRLPLVPAGARLGPCVGSVPNLICIGLNYSDHAAETNTPIPSQPVVFNKHTGSISGANDPVILPGDAKKLDWEVELAIVIGSPAWHVEESKALDHIAGYCLANDVSERAYQLEYEGQWTKGKSSFSFAPLGPWLVTRDEIADPQNLDLWLEVNGKRYQNGNTRTMIFSVAHIVSYLSRFMPLMPGDVIITGTPPGVGLGQKPHVFLKAGDVMRVGGAGLGEQTQTVVPYVSEMGAAWVDGRYPNVD